CAAACTAACATACTACAGTTAGCTGAAGTAACTAGATAAGTAACTAATATCTAAAACGTAGTCTTACATTATGTCATCATAACCTTGTGTAACATGGTTGTTAAGGATACAAATGCCAAGTACTACAGCTCCAATGGCGAGTCCAGTCGCAACGTTTCGACCCCTGAGCTTCTCTGTTTTCTTCTTCCATTGCGCCAGCTCCACTTGTCGGATGAATTGTAACTGTTCCTTACTCAGCTCGTCTTTTGCGGGGTATATTCTCTTTGCAAACTGGGCAACTGGGTCCCCTTGCCTACTCTTGTCAGCCATGTTTGAAGCGCAGTTGTTGTGACGCAACACGATGCTATTTTACACGCCAATGCTGCGCTGTATTTGCGCAGCCAGTCGTTTTAACAACCTTTCCggtcaaaaacacattttacagaaATGATGTTGATGTTACAAATTTCACCAAAACAATATGATTTTTAAGGATGTTATAAATTATTACACGATCTGAAAAAGTATAGATCAAAATCATTTCCAAATGAAGGTGCATTACGAATCGCCTTCTCTTCTCTGCGCAGCTATTAATAGCCAACGACTAACATTTTCTACAGGTTTCTAgggaatattttttttattttccaggCACCCCTTAGAAATATTagatttttatcatatttagaCAAACTAGCTAATACAAAAAAGTGATTAATGTTGCTCGACAATATATACGACAATGTGGACGAGCGCCCTCTAAAGGGCAAAAACATGTTGCTATCCACTGTAACAGTTATAGTTACAGTATGTACTTTAAACTGCCGCTTCTTTGTGATGACAACGTTAGTTCTACAATGGCAAAAAGAGTTCCCCCGAAAGAACCTGAGAGAAACCTGGGGTTTGGAAGGGTGTCTATGGACATTTTATCTGATATTCTGACCAACCTCAATAACAGAAACAAATCCAACTTGGAAAATGTTTCATATCTGTGTGGAAATCTGAGAGATCGTAAAATAGCGGGTAAGTGACAGAAATGACCAGAAGTTTGTTTGCGGTTTTCAAGCTGTTTTATTTCCCTTAAACAAAATACTGTAGGCTACTGAGGGTGTTAGCACGGTTTACTAATGTTGTCATATGGTAATACAGTGACTCGTTGGCATATATTGTTTCGATATTTGTACTTAATAAAATACTATATTCATTTACCACGGTATTTTCATGTCCAGAAACATGgcattagcagggttgccagtCAGATCTGCGCACAAAACAGGACTAGAACTAGCCTATAACTAAATATTCCACACCTTTACCTAAAATCTATATTTACAAGCACTGTTATGCATTTCACATACATGCTTCTTGAAAATCACTGTATAGTAGTTATCATAAACATTATGGTAAACGaatgatgttttcataaataaCTTTGAACCTACAGAAAAGAAACAATCCGTGGCAACAGTTTAAAAATAGCCCAATTCATCTAGGCAATTCTGGCCGTTGGTGGAATTTGagctttttttaactttttctcTTCACAGAGTATGTATTTCACCTTTGTGCAGAACTAGGACTTGACCCTGTGGTTGGGTACTATGCCATTGAGATGCTGAACAGGTAATTgtgatcagaatcagaataaGGATTTTTCCTTTTAAACCGCTTTAAAGTTGCACTTTAATATTTTAGGTTTATGGCCAAATATCTTGAAGATCTCATCCGCAGACAAAAGAGGCAACCTACAAAAGGTGCACCATGTAAGGAGACAGGAGACTATAAGGATCTCATCTACCAAACACTCAAGGAGAAGTTCTTTGTTCTCATCCTCTCAAGTGTTCAGATAGCCAGCAAACTGGACCTGCACTCTAATGTATGTATGTACGTCACGTAGAACCCAGTAAATAACTTTGTTCAAATGTTATAGAGtgatttcttttgttctttgctgTCTAGGTTGTTAACAACAACATT
This genomic window from Triplophysa rosa linkage group LG18, Trosa_1v2, whole genome shotgun sequence contains:
- the LOC130568919 gene encoding cytochrome c oxidase assembly factor 3 homolog, mitochondrial, whose amino-acid sequence is MADKSRQGDPVAQFAKRIYPAKDELSKEQLQFIRQVELAQWKKKTEKLRGRNVATGLAIGAVVLGIYGYTFYSVSQERIMDEMDQEAKVRAPKTGAN